One region of Limisphaerales bacterium genomic DNA includes:
- a CDS encoding sulfatase-like hydrolase/transferase: MKKFFSLLIVFLCALNLQAAKRPNVVLVITDDQGYGDLSCHGNPVLKTPHLDKLHAQSVRLTDYHVAPTCSPTRAALITGHWTNRTG, from the coding sequence ATGAAAAAGTTTTTTTCACTCCTCATTGTATTCCTGTGCGCACTCAATCTCCAGGCCGCCAAACGGCCCAACGTGGTGTTGGTGATTACCGATGATCAGGGCTATGGCGATTTGTCGTGCCACGGGAATCCGGTTTTGAAGACGCCGCATTTGGACAAGCTGCATGCGCAGAGCGTGCGGCTCACCGATTACCACGTGGCGCCGACGTGTTCGCCGACGCGGGCGGCGTTGATCACCGGTCACTGGACCAACCGCACGGGCG
- a CDS encoding type II toxin-antitoxin system VapC family toxin: MKFLIDANVLSEPTKPAPDAGVIEWLREHERDLAVSPVVLGELEYGILTLPASRRRKRLAEWFGTLKARLRVLEFDAAVAGEWARMLARLKRRGTAMPIKDSLIAATAQAHGLSVATRNVDDFKRAGVKVVNPFAG, translated from the coding sequence GTGAAGTTTTTGATCGATGCCAATGTGCTGAGCGAGCCGACCAAGCCCGCGCCGGATGCGGGCGTCATTGAATGGCTGCGGGAACACGAACGGGATTTGGCGGTGAGCCCGGTGGTGTTGGGCGAGTTGGAATACGGTATTCTGACCCTGCCCGCCAGCCGGCGGCGAAAGCGCTTGGCGGAATGGTTCGGCACCTTGAAGGCGCGGTTGCGCGTACTGGAGTTTGATGCTGCGGTGGCGGGCGAATGGGCACGGATGCTGGCGCGCTTGAAACGCCGCGGTACGGCGATGCCGATCAAGGACAGCCTCATCGCCGCCACCGCGCAGGCGCATGGGCTCAGTGTGGCCACGCGCAATGTGGATGATTTCAAGCGGGCCGGCGTGAAAGTGGTCAATCCGTTTGCTGGCTGA